A single Atopobiaceae bacterium DNA region contains:
- a CDS encoding alpha/beta hydrolase: MNINIDGYSVNYKVSGDGPRTAVMLQGWGTTLEVYDSVASAIDSDYRFVQLDLPGFGKSDEPREPWDVDAYADFFCKFMAALDIREATLIGHSYGGRVIIKLAAREDLPFTIRDIVLIDSAGIVPEKSFSQRMRVKRYKALKGVASNKVVYALFPELIDDWRQHQGSEDYRNASPIMRRCLVLAVNEDLRDLFPKVGQDVLLVWGDLDTATPIGDAKLMEQGIPGAGLVVLEGAGHFSFLEQPTRFACVLREFLKVGADDAH; encoded by the coding sequence ATGAATATCAACATCGATGGATACTCTGTCAACTACAAGGTATCCGGAGACGGGCCGAGAACGGCTGTCATGTTGCAAGGATGGGGCACCACCCTCGAGGTGTACGACTCGGTCGCGAGTGCCATCGATTCCGACTATCGGTTCGTCCAGCTCGACCTTCCGGGCTTCGGCAAGAGCGACGAGCCGAGGGAGCCTTGGGACGTCGACGCATATGCCGACTTCTTCTGCAAGTTCATGGCGGCACTCGACATCCGTGAGGCGACGCTGATCGGCCATTCCTATGGCGGACGCGTCATCATCAAGCTGGCCGCGCGGGAGGACCTCCCGTTCACCATCCGCGACATCGTCCTCATCGACAGTGCGGGGATCGTGCCCGAGAAGTCCTTCTCGCAGCGCATGAGGGTCAAGAGGTACAAGGCCCTGAAGGGGGTCGCCAGCAACAAGGTCGTCTATGCGCTCTTCCCCGAGCTGATCGATGACTGGCGTCAGCACCAGGGATCTGAGGACTACCGCAACGCCTCGCCCATCATGCGGCGCTGCCTCGTCCTGGCGGTCAACGAGGACCTTCGCGACCTGTTCCCCAAGGTCGGGCAGGACGTGCTCCTCGTCTGGGGGGACCTCGACACGGCGACGCCCATCGGCGATGCCAAGCTCATGGAGCAGGGGATCCCCGGTGCGGGCCTGGTCGTGCTCGAGGGTGCCGGCCACTTCTCGTTCCTCGAGCAACCGACGCGGTTCGCATGTGTCCTGAGGGAGTTTCTCAAGGTTGGTGCCGACGATGCTCATTAG
- a CDS encoding carboxypeptidase M32, protein MTTTSGTTSTTHDTGLTDLLARFDDLQLHLYAHNYALIDVMFNGETIDPPKGAAGRGEAMAVLEQEANERLCSHETAGLLDELSAHADELDPTHAAELRVLSRDRALQANVPPEVQAAHTRLLCEANTCWHKAKLASDWASFEPYLDRIVASMRTIAGYRDATADPYDVWLDEFEHGTSRAFYDRFFDEVRACVVPLVAAVGAAGWQPSRACVDGRFDETAQWELAHDLMALEGIDLDAIVLGRTEHPFTDSVSSQHAFIASHVYPDDVTSNVFSMLHEGGHALYEQGVDPAFDYTCLKGGTSMAMHESQSRFFENYVGRSEAFAPVLLDAIARRFPDQMAGVDPHDLYLAVNRAEPSLIRTEADELTYPLHVMVRYEIEQMLFSGEATAADVPGLWAEKYRGYLGIEVPDARHGALQDSHWANGQIGYFPTYALGSAYGAQFLDTMRADGMDFDAICASGDLAPVRTWLHDNVWQFGRAKDPDQIMADATGGPVDVSHLTSYLTKKFSAIYQL, encoded by the coding sequence ATGACGACCACTTCTGGCACCACATCCACCACCCACGACACGGGCCTCACGGACCTGCTCGCACGCTTCGATGACCTGCAGCTGCACCTCTATGCCCACAACTACGCCCTCATCGACGTGATGTTCAACGGCGAGACGATCGACCCGCCCAAGGGTGCGGCCGGGCGCGGCGAGGCCATGGCCGTCCTCGAGCAGGAGGCCAACGAGCGCCTCTGCTCGCACGAGACGGCAGGGCTGCTCGACGAGCTCTCGGCGCATGCCGACGAGCTCGACCCCACCCACGCCGCCGAGCTCCGCGTCCTCTCACGCGACCGGGCGCTCCAGGCCAACGTGCCACCCGAGGTGCAGGCTGCCCATACGCGCCTGCTCTGCGAGGCCAACACCTGCTGGCACAAGGCCAAGCTCGCGAGCGACTGGGCGAGCTTCGAACCCTACCTCGACCGGATCGTGGCCTCCATGCGCACGATCGCCGGCTACCGCGACGCGACAGCGGACCCCTACGACGTCTGGCTGGACGAGTTCGAGCACGGGACCTCGCGCGCCTTCTACGACCGGTTCTTCGACGAGGTCCGTGCCTGCGTGGTGCCGCTCGTGGCCGCCGTGGGCGCCGCCGGCTGGCAGCCGAGCCGCGCATGCGTGGACGGCAGGTTCGACGAGACGGCCCAGTGGGAGCTCGCCCATGACCTCATGGCACTCGAGGGCATCGACCTGGACGCCATCGTGCTCGGGCGCACCGAGCACCCCTTCACCGACTCGGTCTCGAGCCAGCATGCCTTCATCGCGAGCCACGTCTATCCCGACGACGTGACGAGCAACGTCTTCTCGATGCTCCACGAGGGCGGGCATGCCCTCTACGAGCAGGGCGTGGACCCGGCCTTCGACTACACCTGCCTCAAGGGCGGCACCTCGATGGCCATGCACGAGTCGCAGTCCCGCTTCTTCGAGAACTACGTGGGCCGCTCGGAGGCCTTCGCCCCCGTGCTCCTGGACGCGATCGCGCGGCGGTTCCCTGACCAGATGGCCGGCGTGGACCCGCACGACCTCTACCTCGCCGTGAACCGGGCCGAGCCCTCGCTCATCCGCACCGAGGCCGACGAGCTCACCTATCCCCTGCATGTGATGGTGCGCTACGAGATCGAGCAGATGCTCTTCTCGGGTGAGGCGACGGCAGCCGACGTCCCGGGGCTCTGGGCCGAGAAGTACCGGGGGTACCTGGGCATCGAGGTCCCCGACGCGCGGCACGGGGCGCTGCAGGACTCGCACTGGGCCAACGGGCAGATCGGTTACTTCCCCACGTATGCCCTGGGCAGCGCCTACGGCGCGCAGTTCCTCGACACCATGCGCGCGGACGGCATGGACTTCGATGCCATCTGCGCGAGCGGCGACCTCGCGCCCGTGCGCACCTGGCTCCATGACAACGTCTGGCAGTTCGGTCGCGCGAAGGACCCCGACCAGATCATGGCCGACGCGACCGGCGGCCCGGTGGACGTGAGCCACCTCACGAGCTACCTCACGAAGAAGTTCTCGGCAATCTACCAGCTGTAG
- a CDS encoding D-alanine--D-alanine ligase, with protein sequence MKPRVAVMFGGKSVEHEVSVISGIQAFLAIDATKYDAIPVYITKGNELYIGDSIGKMESYKDIDALLARSQRVLLMEDAGQAQLVSYPPKRFGKTETTCIDVVLPVVHGTNMEDGAFQGYLKTLGVPFAGCDVMASALGMDKYLSKTVLKQAGIPVLDAEQFGVADYADIDGLVAKVEGTLGYPVIVKPVDLGSSVGISVAKSRTELLSAVDDAFLYATRIIVEHAILNLREINCAVLGDDEEAVASECEEPLHTEDILSYEDKYVSNAKGSGSKGMASVSRKIPAELSAERREEVRQIAVRSFQALGCNGVARIDFLVDADTDALYFNEINTIPGSLAFYLWEPVGIPYPDLLDRLVQLALKRSRIEKNLTFTFDTNILDSASLGGSKGAK encoded by the coding sequence ATGAAGCCAAGAGTCGCCGTGATGTTCGGTGGGAAGAGCGTCGAGCACGAGGTGTCCGTCATCTCGGGCATCCAGGCCTTCCTTGCCATCGATGCCACGAAGTATGATGCGATCCCCGTCTACATCACCAAGGGCAACGAGCTCTATATAGGCGACTCGATCGGCAAGATGGAGTCCTACAAGGACATCGACGCCCTCCTCGCACGCTCGCAGAGGGTCCTGCTCATGGAGGACGCCGGCCAGGCCCAGCTCGTCTCGTATCCGCCCAAGCGCTTCGGGAAGACCGAGACCACCTGCATAGACGTCGTGCTCCCGGTCGTGCATGGCACGAACATGGAGGACGGCGCGTTCCAGGGCTACCTCAAGACCCTCGGCGTCCCCTTTGCGGGCTGTGACGTCATGGCCTCGGCGCTCGGCATGGACAAGTACCTCTCGAAGACGGTGCTCAAGCAGGCTGGCATCCCGGTGCTCGACGCCGAGCAGTTCGGTGTCGCGGACTATGCCGACATCGACGGGCTCGTCGCGAAGGTCGAGGGGACGCTCGGCTATCCCGTCATCGTGAAGCCCGTCGACCTCGGCTCGAGCGTCGGGATCAGCGTCGCGAAGAGCCGTACCGAGCTCCTCTCGGCGGTGGATGACGCGTTCCTGTATGCGACGAGGATCATCGTCGAGCATGCGATCCTGAACCTGCGCGAGATCAACTGTGCGGTCCTCGGCGACGACGAGGAGGCCGTCGCCTCCGAGTGCGAGGAGCCCCTCCACACCGAGGACATCCTCAGCTACGAGGACAAGTACGTGAGCAACGCGAAGGGGAGCGGCTCCAAGGGGATGGCGAGCGTCTCCCGCAAGATCCCTGCCGAGCTGTCAGCCGAGCGGAGGGAAGAGGTCAGGCAGATCGCCGTCAGGTCGTTCCAGGCGCTCGGGTGCAACGGCGTCGCACGCATCGACTTCCTGGTCGATGCCGACACCGATGCCCTCTACTTCAACGAGATCAACACCATCCCGGGCTCCTTGGCCTTCTACCTCTGGGAGCCGGTGGGCATTCCCTATCCCGACCTCCTCGACCGCCTGGTGCAGCTCGCGCTCAAGAGGTCTCGCATCGAGAAGAACCTCACCTTCACCTTTGACACGAACATCCTCGACTCTGCGAGCCTCGGCGGGTCGAAGGGCGCGAAGTAG
- a CDS encoding class II fructose-bisphosphate aldolase, with the protein MLVTTKDMLLDAQKGHYAVGAFNVENLEFVMAVLAAAEENHSPVIMQTTPGTVKYAGLDYFYGMVKAAAERTDVPVALHLDHGDGFDRCMQALRVGYTSVMIDGSHVPFEQNMELTESVAKVGLAMGIPVEAELGKVGGKEDDGPDAGKENPFTDPDEAVEFVERTGCTSLAVGVGTAHGVYKGTPHIEQEILKEIRAKVSIPLVLHGTSGVPDDQVFEAIENGICKVNYATELRQAFTHGYMGYMAENPDCFDPKKPAKLGMAEITAVCKSHMDNLGSTNKA; encoded by the coding sequence ATGCTCGTCACCACAAAGGACATGCTGCTTGACGCCCAGAAGGGCCACTATGCCGTGGGCGCGTTCAACGTCGAGAACCTCGAGTTCGTCATGGCCGTCCTGGCCGCCGCGGAGGAGAACCACTCCCCCGTCATCATGCAGACCACCCCGGGCACGGTCAAGTATGCCGGCCTCGACTACTTCTATGGCATGGTCAAGGCCGCTGCCGAGCGCACGGACGTGCCGGTCGCCCTCCACCTCGACCATGGCGACGGGTTCGACCGCTGCATGCAGGCCCTGCGCGTGGGCTACACCTCCGTCATGATCGACGGCTCCCACGTCCCCTTCGAGCAGAACATGGAGCTCACGGAGTCTGTGGCCAAGGTCGGCCTTGCGATGGGCATCCCCGTCGAGGCCGAGCTCGGCAAGGTCGGCGGCAAGGAGGACGACGGCCCTGACGCCGGCAAGGAGAACCCCTTCACCGACCCCGACGAGGCCGTCGAGTTCGTCGAGCGCACCGGCTGCACGAGCCTGGCCGTGGGCGTAGGCACCGCACATGGCGTCTACAAGGGCACCCCGCACATCGAGCAGGAGATCCTGAAGGAGATCCGCGCCAAGGTGAGCATCCCGCTCGTCCTCCACGGCACCTCAGGCGTCCCTGACGACCAGGTCTTCGAAGCCATCGAGAACGGCATCTGCAAGGTCAACTATGCCACCGAGCTGCGCCAGGCGTTCACGCACGGCTACATGGGCTACATGGCCGAGAATCCCGACTGCTTCGACCCCAAGAAGCCGGCCAAGCTCGGCATGGCCGAGATCACGGCCGTCTGCAAGAGCCATATGGACAACCTCGGCAGCACCAACAAGGCCTAA
- a CDS encoding radical SAM protein — protein sequence MLSSITHAAERKAFGAIIDQVIDAKPGKDREEKLERFLDMGQKLLSATAPDMGNTLRKAFYPGSKWEKELLRIVDQTDPHVLKTSVLDGAYEAAFRGLRTTTQSAEKYQCNVPWIIIFDPTSACNMHCKGCWAADYGNRLNLSFEDMDKIVTEGSELGCHFYMMTGGEPMVRKRDVVRLAERHEDCIFGLFTNGTLIDQDFCDDCKRVGNLVFSISLEGFEKANDGRRGDGCFDKVMAAMDLLHENGIPFGTSTAYTRDNYKDVTSDEYFDLLYEKGADWAWYFHYMPVGEGANADLMCTPEQREYMLHRIRELRDFEGGKPVMCMDFQNDGEFVGGCIAGGRVFCHINARGDVEPCVFIHYSNANIHDKSLVECLQQPIFQAYRKHWPWNDNMLRPCPMLENPEILPQIVHEAGATSTEYTSPESVDHLCERTAPYAKAWKPKADELWRAEHPTGKKVYDDDISMMEVDRKARMLEADDEASDEAVAAGKAVL from the coding sequence ATGCTTTCTTCCATCACGCACGCAGCCGAGCGCAAGGCGTTCGGTGCCATCATCGACCAGGTCATCGATGCCAAGCCGGGGAAGGACCGCGAGGAGAAGCTCGAGCGGTTCCTCGACATGGGCCAGAAGCTCCTCTCGGCCACGGCGCCTGACATGGGCAACACGTTGCGAAAGGCCTTCTACCCTGGCTCCAAGTGGGAGAAGGAGCTCCTGCGCATCGTCGACCAGACCGACCCGCACGTACTCAAGACGTCCGTGCTGGACGGTGCCTACGAGGCAGCCTTCCGAGGGCTGCGCACCACCACCCAGAGCGCCGAGAAGTACCAGTGCAACGTACCCTGGATCATCATCTTCGACCCTACGAGCGCCTGCAACATGCACTGCAAGGGCTGCTGGGCGGCCGACTATGGCAACCGCCTCAACCTCTCGTTCGAGGACATGGACAAGATCGTGACCGAGGGCTCGGAGCTCGGCTGCCACTTCTATATGATGACCGGCGGAGAACCGATGGTCCGCAAGCGCGACGTCGTCAGGCTTGCCGAGAGGCACGAGGACTGCATCTTCGGCCTCTTCACCAACGGCACCCTCATCGACCAGGACTTCTGTGACGACTGCAAGCGTGTGGGCAACCTCGTCTTCTCGATCTCGCTCGAGGGCTTCGAGAAGGCCAACGACGGCCGTCGTGGCGACGGCTGCTTCGACAAGGTCATGGCCGCGATGGACCTGCTCCACGAGAACGGGATCCCCTTCGGCACCTCCACGGCCTACACGCGTGACAACTACAAGGACGTCACCTCGGACGAGTACTTCGACCTCCTGTACGAGAAGGGCGCCGACTGGGCCTGGTACTTCCACTACATGCCCGTAGGCGAGGGCGCCAACGCCGACCTCATGTGCACCCCCGAGCAACGTGAGTACATGCTGCACCGCATCCGCGAGCTTCGTGACTTCGAGGGCGGCAAGCCGGTCATGTGCATGGACTTCCAGAATGACGGCGAGTTCGTGGGCGGTTGCATCGCCGGCGGCCGTGTCTTCTGCCACATCAACGCCCGCGGCGACGTCGAGCCCTGCGTCTTCATTCACTACTCGAACGCCAACATCCATGACAAGTCGCTGGTGGAGTGCCTGCAGCAACCGATCTTCCAGGCCTATCGCAAGCACTGGCCCTGGAACGACAACATGCTGCGGCCCTGCCCCATGCTCGAGAACCCCGAGATCCTGCCCCAGATCGTGCACGAGGCTGGCGCGACCTCGACGGAGTACACGAGCCCCGAGAGCGTCGACCACCTCTGCGAGCGCACCGCCCCCTATGCCAAGGCCTGGAAGCCCAAGGCCGACGAGCTCTGGCGCGCCGAGCATCCGACGGGCAAGAAGGTCTATGACGATGACATCTCGATGATGGAGGTCGACAGGAAGGCCAGGATGCTCGAGGCCGACGACGAGGCCTCCGACGAGGCCGTCGCTGCGGGCAAGGCCGTTCTCTAG
- a CDS encoding PLP-dependent aminotransferase family protein yields MASSRITFDEWEPLYAERMDHLRRSAVRDLFAAVSRPGVIGLSGGMPNISALPLDEVAECAKRCITEEGLKALQYGGSDGRVEMRRVVCDMLVERDIHVEPDDMILTSGSQQALDFLGRVFINPGDTIIVEGPSYLGALQAFSAYQPNVVCVDMDDHGMRMDLLEERLAELGHQGAKFIYTIPNFQNPAGVTMSLDRRRRLIELSHEYEIPVVEDDPYGLLRYEGEDVPCMRSMDPSVIYLGTTSKIFAPGLRLAWCVAPRHFLAKMNLSKQGADLCTSPFDQVMAEHYFNDTDWHATLEKSKVAYRVRRDAMLDALNELFPPEVTWTHPEGGLFVFVTLPPYFDTDQMMSVALEHGVAYVPGSNCYPDGRGKSSMRICFSYETPEMIREAIKRLADVIEDRMGLYRAFLEAGALPDPGPAPTLGSHAGSGRTSTTVTEGK; encoded by the coding sequence ATGGCAAGCAGCCGCATAACCTTCGACGAGTGGGAGCCGCTCTATGCCGAGCGCATGGATCACCTTCGCAGGAGCGCCGTCCGCGACCTGTTCGCGGCTGTCTCCCGACCTGGGGTGATCGGGCTCTCCGGCGGCATGCCCAACATCTCGGCGCTGCCGCTCGACGAGGTGGCCGAGTGCGCGAAGCGCTGCATCACCGAGGAGGGCCTGAAGGCGCTGCAATATGGTGGGTCTGACGGTCGTGTCGAGATGCGTCGCGTGGTCTGTGACATGCTCGTCGAGCGTGACATCCATGTGGAGCCCGACGACATGATCCTCACCTCGGGTTCCCAGCAGGCGCTCGACTTCCTGGGCAGGGTCTTCATCAACCCTGGCGACACCATCATCGTGGAGGGACCGAGCTACCTCGGTGCGCTCCAGGCCTTCTCGGCCTACCAACCCAACGTGGTCTGCGTCGACATGGACGACCACGGCATGCGCATGGACCTGCTCGAGGAGCGTCTCGCCGAGCTGGGACACCAGGGCGCCAAGTTCATCTACACCATCCCCAACTTCCAGAACCCGGCCGGTGTCACGATGTCGCTCGACCGCAGGCGCCGCCTCATCGAGCTCTCGCATGAGTATGAGATCCCCGTGGTCGAGGACGACCCCTACGGGCTCCTCCGCTACGAGGGCGAGGACGTCCCTTGCATGAGGTCCATGGACCCCTCGGTCATCTATCTTGGTACGACCTCGAAGATCTTCGCGCCGGGCCTGCGCCTGGCGTGGTGCGTGGCACCGCGTCACTTCCTGGCCAAGATGAACCTCTCCAAGCAGGGCGCTGACCTCTGTACCAGCCCCTTCGACCAGGTCATGGCCGAGCACTACTTCAATGACACCGACTGGCATGCCACGCTCGAGAAGAGCAAGGTCGCCTATCGCGTTCGCCGAGACGCCATGCTCGATGCCCTGAACGAGCTCTTCCCGCCCGAGGTCACCTGGACGCACCCCGAGGGCGGCCTGTTCGTGTTCGTGACGCTGCCGCCCTACTTCGACACGGACCAGATGATGTCCGTCGCCCTGGAGCACGGTGTCGCATACGTGCCAGGAAGCAACTGCTACCCGGACGGGCGCGGCAAGTCGAGCATGCGCATCTGCTTCAGCTATGAGACGCCCGAGATGATCCGCGAGGCCATCAAGCGACTGGCTGACGTCATCGAGGACCGCATGGGCCTCTATCGTGCCTTCCTCGAGGCAGGGGCCCTCCCAGATCCAGGCCCGGCACCCACCCTCGGCTCCCATGCCGGCTCGGGCCGTACGTCCACCACCGTCACGGAAGGGAAGTAA
- a CDS encoding UDP-N-acetylmuramoyl-tripeptide--D-alanyl-D-alanine ligase, with protein sequence MLISTLLVAALAVPAYYLAMRYNMHMLQLNGYVNTTHLRWLRGTFTHQWLLMVGFVLGLVRVLLPSVALDVVECVVLVLVILVYRAMKHLNTKILLAYTPRVRRMVATDLVICGLVVLLVGLLAGLSPLSGAIMMLVSAQLLMCLLVNLVNHPVEAGINRHYINDAKRKLAEVPGLKVLGVTGSYGKTSVKFYLQTLLQDRFNVLVTPESYNTPMGVVKTIRGQLKPTDELFICEMGARCVGEIKEICDIVHPDWGVITSIGPQHLETFHTIENIKSTKFELGDALPAGGLLFLNGDNEYIQQKAPGYDNVVFYYADGDGDGYRASDVSVSETGTEFTVTAPDGESERFRIRLIGAHNVINVVGAIAVANKLGIPLRDLLVPARRLQPAEHRMQMRDHGQVTIIDDAYNSNPVGSKAAVETLALFHGTRVLVTPGMVELGDEEAEYNRKFGTYAASCCDYVVLVGRTRAVPIREGLLAEGFPEEKCIVCDRLEEGLAYAYGIGTEEHKYILLENDLPDNY encoded by the coding sequence ATGCTCATTAGTACCCTGCTGGTCGCGGCCCTCGCGGTCCCGGCTTACTATCTCGCCATGCGCTACAACATGCACATGCTCCAGCTCAACGGGTATGTGAACACGACCCATCTGCGGTGGCTCAGGGGGACCTTCACCCACCAGTGGCTCCTCATGGTCGGCTTCGTGCTCGGCCTCGTCAGGGTGCTCCTGCCCTCGGTCGCCCTCGATGTCGTCGAGTGCGTGGTGCTCGTGCTGGTCATCCTGGTCTACCGGGCGATGAAGCACCTCAACACCAAGATCCTCCTGGCCTATACGCCTCGTGTGAGGAGGATGGTCGCGACCGACCTCGTCATCTGCGGCCTCGTCGTCCTTCTCGTCGGGCTCCTCGCCGGACTGTCGCCCCTGTCGGGTGCCATCATGATGCTCGTCTCGGCCCAGCTGCTCATGTGCCTGCTCGTGAACCTGGTCAACCATCCGGTGGAGGCAGGCATCAACCGCCACTACATCAACGACGCGAAGCGCAAGCTCGCTGAGGTTCCAGGTCTCAAGGTCCTGGGCGTCACGGGCAGCTACGGGAAGACGAGCGTGAAGTTCTACCTCCAGACGCTCCTGCAGGACCGCTTCAACGTCCTGGTGACCCCCGAGAGCTACAACACCCCCATGGGCGTCGTGAAGACGATCCGTGGCCAGCTCAAGCCTACCGACGAGCTCTTCATCTGCGAGATGGGAGCCCGCTGCGTGGGCGAGATCAAGGAGATCTGCGACATCGTCCATCCCGACTGGGGCGTGATCACCTCGATCGGCCCCCAGCACCTCGAGACGTTCCATACGATCGAGAACATCAAGAGCACGAAGTTCGAGCTCGGCGATGCCCTTCCCGCTGGCGGGCTGCTCTTCCTGAACGGCGACAACGAGTACATCCAGCAGAAGGCGCCTGGTTATGACAACGTCGTCTTCTACTATGCCGACGGTGACGGCGACGGCTACCGTGCCTCGGACGTGTCCGTGTCGGAGACGGGGACGGAGTTCACGGTCACGGCACCCGACGGCGAGTCGGAGCGCTTCCGGATCAGGCTGATCGGTGCGCATAACGTCATCAACGTCGTAGGTGCGATCGCGGTCGCGAACAAGCTCGGCATCCCCCTGAGGGACCTCCTGGTTCCCGCCCGTAGGCTGCAGCCGGCCGAGCATCGCATGCAGATGCGCGACCATGGCCAGGTCACCATCATCGACGACGCGTACAACTCGAACCCCGTCGGCTCGAAGGCGGCCGTCGAGACGCTCGCGCTGTTCCATGGGACGAGGGTCCTCGTCACGCCTGGCATGGTCGAGCTGGGCGATGAGGAGGCGGAGTACAACCGCAAGTTCGGGACGTACGCGGCGAGCTGCTGCGACTATGTCGTGCTCGTCGGACGCACCCGCGCCGTGCCCATCCGGGAGGGGCTGCTCGCCGAGGGGTTCCCCGAGGAGAAGTGTATCGTATGCGATAGGCTCGAGGAGGGCCTTGCCTACGCCTATGGCATCGGCACCGAGGAGCACAAGTACATCCTCCTCGAGAACGACCTTCCAGACAACTACTAG
- a CDS encoding DNA polymerase III subunit translates to MAPEPVVLEKIEGQPRVSGFLADAVRERRVSHAYLFVGAPGSGQMAAATALAKCLVCPTGGCGSCDECIRVSHGTHPDVHVLQPESVVGYMIDQVRALVDDVSLTPVRAKAKVYILDRAELLKGAPANALLKTIEEPPEGVVFILISRSVDAMLPTIVSRCQVVPFRVVSPDLASGMVARRCGEEGMRARIALDVAGTPEAACGFLSSSSRRDVRRLVVRALSDLSSCDLWDVLVAARGIVEAAKVPLDDVRTRQAEALEADSEFLSPKAMKAREQRNKRELSARERSGMMEAITAAESLLRDVLMQLEGTGGTIVNGDMSDVEDRLAATARPEGVLRALEACTSASDDLAHNVSPQLTMEVMLCSIKEALSCPSSSR, encoded by the coding sequence ATGGCACCTGAACCCGTCGTCCTCGAGAAGATCGAGGGACAGCCTCGCGTGAGCGGCTTCCTCGCCGATGCCGTGAGGGAACGGCGCGTCTCCCATGCCTACCTCTTCGTGGGTGCCCCAGGCAGCGGGCAGATGGCTGCCGCGACCGCGCTCGCCAAATGCCTGGTGTGTCCCACGGGCGGATGCGGGTCATGTGACGAGTGCATCCGCGTCTCGCACGGCACGCATCCCGACGTCCATGTGCTCCAACCCGAGAGCGTCGTGGGTTACATGATCGATCAGGTGCGCGCCCTCGTGGACGACGTCTCGCTCACGCCCGTGCGTGCCAAGGCCAAGGTCTATATCCTCGACCGTGCCGAGCTGCTCAAGGGCGCTCCTGCAAATGCCCTGCTCAAGACTATCGAGGAACCTCCTGAGGGAGTCGTGTTCATCCTCATCTCGCGGTCGGTGGATGCCATGCTCCCCACCATCGTCTCCCGCTGCCAGGTCGTCCCCTTCAGGGTCGTGTCCCCTGACCTGGCAAGTGGCATGGTGGCCAGGAGGTGCGGCGAGGAGGGGATGCGCGCCCGCATCGCCCTCGACGTCGCGGGCACCCCCGAGGCGGCTTGCGGGTTCCTCTCGTCGTCGTCGCGCAGGGATGTTCGGAGGCTCGTCGTGCGGGCCCTCTCTGACCTGTCCTCGTGCGACCTCTGGGACGTGCTCGTCGCCGCGCGTGGGATCGTGGAGGCAGCCAAGGTGCCGCTCGATGACGTGCGCACCCGCCAGGCCGAGGCGCTCGAGGCCGACTCGGAGTTCCTTTCGCCCAAGGCCATGAAGGCCCGTGAGCAACGCAACAAGCGCGAGCTCTCCGCCCGCGAGCGTTCGGGTATGATGGAGGCCATCACAGCTGCGGAGTCGCTGCTGAGGGACGTCCTCATGCAGCTCGAGGGCACGGGTGGCACCATCGTCAACGGCGACATGTCAGACGTCGAGGACCGCCTTGCCGCCACTGCCCGCCCCGAGGGTGTGCTGCGAGCCCTCGAGGCCTGCACGTCAGCCTCGGATGACCTCGCACACAACGTATCGCCTCAGCTGACCATGGAGGTCATGCTGTGTTCCATCAAGGAGGCACTCTCATGCCCGTCATCATCCCGGTAA
- a CDS encoding ROK family protein: MTASLLVGIDVGGTSIKMGLITMDGEILESTSVKTAELTTTAEFEHVAGVLVEMVCGHGATPADVAGVGLAVPGVVRGDGSLAMAANVTLDLAGLMEAIRGSFPGRPVVPLNDANAAALGEQWQGAGGGVPNLVFVTLGTGVGSGIVVDGKLAAGSHGMAGEVGHINVNPDERQACNCGCHGCLEQYASARGLIRLYREECARAGVECVPIAHATDALAVFNAARAGDEHAQVACDDLADYLGRALAIVAVVIDPDIFVVGGGMSGGWDTYGEALVARYQHWVIPDGRATPIRAARLGNTAGMLGAAAHAKAAAGV; this comes from the coding sequence ATGACTGCATCGCTGCTGGTAGGAATCGACGTGGGTGGTACGTCCATCAAGATGGGACTCATCACGATGGATGGTGAGATCCTGGAGTCGACCTCGGTCAAGACGGCCGAGCTCACGACGACGGCCGAGTTCGAGCATGTCGCGGGTGTGCTGGTCGAGATGGTCTGCGGGCATGGTGCGACTCCCGCTGACGTGGCAGGCGTGGGCCTGGCCGTTCCTGGTGTCGTCCGAGGCGACGGCAGCCTGGCCATGGCAGCCAACGTCACGCTCGACCTCGCTGGTCTCATGGAGGCCATCCGCGGGTCGTTCCCAGGACGCCCCGTGGTCCCCTTGAACGACGCCAACGCGGCCGCCCTGGGCGAGCAGTGGCAGGGTGCCGGCGGCGGCGTTCCCAACCTCGTCTTCGTCACGCTGGGAACAGGCGTGGGCTCTGGCATCGTGGTCGATGGCAAGTTGGCTGCGGGCTCCCACGGCATGGCGGGCGAGGTCGGGCACATCAACGTGAATCCTGACGAGCGCCAGGCCTGCAACTGTGGTTGCCATGGCTGCCTCGAGCAATATGCCTCGGCCCGTGGCCTCATCCGACTGTATCGCGAGGAGTGCGCCCGCGCGGGCGTGGAGTGCGTGCCCATAGCCCATGCCACCGATGCCCTGGCCGTCTTCAACGCGGCGCGGGCCGGCGACGAGCACGCGCAGGTCGCCTGCGATGACCTCGCGGACTACCTGGGACGCGCCTTGGCCATAGTCGCCGTGGTGATCGACCCCGACATCTTCGTCGTCGGTGGTGGCATGTCGGGCGGCTGGGACACCTATGGGGAGGCCCTTGTCGCTCGTTACCAGCATTGGGTCATACCTGATGGCCGGGCCACGCCCATCAGGGCGGCACGTCTGGGCAACACCGCCGGCATGCTGGGGGCCGCCGCGCACGCCAAGGCTGCAGCTGGCGTGTAG